The following are encoded in a window of Castanea sativa cultivar Marrone di Chiusa Pesio chromosome 5, ASM4071231v1 genomic DNA:
- the LOC142636444 gene encoding hydroxyphenylpyruvate reductase-like, producing MDSITVLMTSPMSDYLENQLKDRFNLVKLWTYSSKTDFFKHNSHSIRAIVGNTKIGADAELIDSLPELEIVSSYSVGLDKIDLRKCQEKGIRVTNTPDVLTDDVADVAMGLMLAVVRRVCECDRFVRRGLWPKGDFRLTNKFSGMQVGIVGLGRIGSAIAKRAEAFGCPISYYSRSEKPETNYKYFSNIIDLAVNCQILVVACALTEETHHIVNREVIDALGPEGILINIGRGSHIDEPELVSALLEGRLGGAGLDVYENEPEVPEQLFGLENVVLMPHVGSDTVETTDAMADLVIKNLEAHFLKKPLLTPVV from the exons ATGGACTCCATTACCGTCCTAATGACCAGCCCAATGTCCGATTACCTCGAAAATCAACTCAAAGACCGCTTCAACCTCGTCAAACTCTGGACCTATTCCTCAAAAACCGATTTTTTCAAGCACAATTCCCATTCCATCAGAGCAATAGTCGGCAACACCAAAATTGGCGCCGACGCCGAGCTCATCGACTCGTTGCCAGAGCTGGAGATTGTCTCGAGTTACAGTGTTGGGTTGGACAAGATTGATCTGAGGAAATGTCAGGAAAAGGGGATTAGGGTCACAAACACACCGGATGTGTTGACTGATGATGTTGCAGATGTGGCTATGGGGTTGATGTTGGCGGTTGTGAGGAGGGTTTGCGAGTGTGACCGGTTTGTGAGACGTGGGTTGTGGCCGAAAGGCGATTTCAGATTGACTAATAAG TTCAGTGGTATGCAAGTTGGAATTGTTGGGTTGGGCAGGATTGGTTCAGCAATTGCAAAGAGAGCTGAAGCATTTGGATGCCCTATCAGTTACTATTCTAGATCTGAGAAACCAGAAACAAATTACAAGTACTTTTCGAACATTATTGACTTGGCTGTCAATTGTCAAATTCTTGTTGTTGCATGTGCTCTGACAGAAGAAACCCATCATATTGTCAATCGTGAAGTCATTGATGCATTGGGGCCAGAGGGCATTCTCATCAACATTGGACGAGGCTCACATATTGACGAACCTGAACTTGTGTCTGCACTCCTTGAAGGCCGTTTGGGTGGGGCTGGGCTTGATGTCTATGAAAACGAGCCAGAGGTTCCTGAACAACTGTTTGGGCTTGAAAATGTAGTTCTCATGCCTCATGTGGGGAGTGACACTGTGGAAACCACTGACGCAATGGCAGACCTTGTTATAAAGAACTTGGAGGCGCACTTTTTAAAGAAGCCACTCTTAACACCGGTAGTTTGA
- the LOC142634853 gene encoding hydroxyphenylpyruvate reductase-like — protein MELTSLIEFLKEDSNSVQAIVLAYNERFDKIDLVKCKEKGIHVTNTPNVLTDDVADMFSGQSVGIVGLCWIGLAIMKPTTLLSVNCEVIDALGGPNGIIINVGQGPLIDVIQLVFALFEGRLGGAGLDMFENEPEVPEQLFGLENVVLLPRGE, from the exons atGGAACTAACATCATTGATTGAATTCCTGAAAGAGGACTCAAATTCAGTACAAGCA ATTGTTTTGGCTTACAATGAGAGGTTCGACAAGATTGATTTGGTGAAATGTAAAGAAAAGGGAATTCATGTTACAAATACACCCAATGTGTTAACAGATGATGTTGCAGACATG TTCAGTGGTCAATCAGTTGGAATTGTTGGGTTGTGCTGGATTGGTTTAGCAATT ATGAAACCCACCACATTGTTAAGTGTTAACTGTGAAGTCATTGATGCATTGGGGGGGCCAAACGGCATTATCATCAACGTTGGACAAGGTCCACTCATTGATGTAATCCAACTTGTTTTTGCATTGTTTGAAGGCCGGCTGGGTGGGGCAGGActtgatatgtttgaaaatGAGCCAGAGGTTCCTGAACAACTGTTTGGGCTTGAAAATGTAGTCCTCCTGCCTCGTGGGGAGTGA
- the LOC142636446 gene encoding dynein light chain 1, cytoplasmic-like, which translates to MLEGKAMIQDTDMPLKMQIQAMASASQALDHYDVVDCKSIAGHIKKDFDKNYGSGWQCVVGKNFGCFFTHSEGSFIYFKLETLNFLIFKGISSSSSH; encoded by the exons atgTTGGAAGGAAAAGCTATGATACAAGACACAGACATGCCACTCAAGATGCAGATCCAAGCTATGGCCTCTGCTTCTCAAGCTTTAGATCACTATGATGTGGTTGACTGCAAATCCATAGCTGGACACATCAAAAAG GATTTTGACAAGAACTATGGGAGTGGATGGCAGTGCGTGGTGGGTAAAAATTTTGGGTGTTTCTTCACTCATTCTGAAGGATCCTTCATCTACTTTAAATTGGAGACTCTCAATTTCCTCATCTTCAAAGGgatttcttcctcctcctctcaCTGA